A single genomic interval of Metasolibacillus fluoroglycofenilyticus harbors:
- a CDS encoding efflux RND transporter permease subunit: MRSLVNFVVKNKLAVWLLTIIVTVSGIYSGTRMKMESIPDISIPYLIVVGVYPGATPEQVMDDLSIPFEKKVESLEDVKSVFSTSSSNVSQVQIEYDYGVDMDEKKRQLESALDDVVLPEGAQKPSIMAISMNMMPVAALSVSSSKEDIVELTSTVEDILLPKINKIEGVASASITGQHIEQVSFKYDEAKMAELGLTEETVKQMIQASDMALSLGLYEFTVGEQAVSVDGKVKSVDELKELLIPVTPSETNPSPFVRLGDIATIEVEGKVQSISRTNGEDSIGLQIIKAQDANTVTVVNAVKDLIEEETSKIDGLIIDISLDQGKPIEDSVFTMIEKAVFGGAIAVLIILLFLRDFKSTIISIISIPVSVFMALLLLNWMDITLNIMTLGAITVAIGRVIDDSIVVVENIYRRIHLKQEKLTGRALIREATIEMFKPIFSSTLVTVAVFAPLIFVGGMIGELFMPFALTMTFALGASLLVAITIVPALSHYLFRKKIYGEKVESQHKEAGKLALWYKGILEKALNHKIITSTIAILMLVGSLALTPLIGFSFLGSQEEKVMYLTYTPATGELKDETEENVKIVEQELLKRKDVEIVQISITDAESADPATMMMGGAGGGALMYLIFDPDMKDFPAARTEVEDYVFNIGQSGEWKSQDFASMSMGSNEVSYTLYSENLDNLRTSVQQVEDALRTVDGLEDIKSDNENPYVEHVLKVEQQNVLQYGLTTAQIVMALAPQGTTETLTTVEHNGKDINVIVKREAKAAAKSIDDILATEIPTALGTTMKIGDLVEVEEGTTLNSLTRSKGEYFATVSAKITDNDISKATTAADKKIDELDLPKGVTTGVSGVAADMEEAFTQLGIAMLAAIAIVYFILVVTFGEGLAPFAILFSLPFAVIGAFVGLFVTGQTISVSVMMGLLMLIGIVVTNAIVLVDRIIHMERDGMTMREAILEAGMTRLRPILMTAIATIGAMLPMAFGSAGGGLISKDLAITVIGGLLSSTLLTLVVVPIVYELLSKMLKKNRKDIETN, from the coding sequence GTGCGTTCTTTAGTGAATTTTGTTGTAAAAAACAAATTAGCTGTATGGTTATTAACGATTATTGTTACCGTTTCAGGTATTTATTCAGGAACTAGAATGAAGATGGAGTCAATTCCAGATATTTCGATTCCATATTTAATTGTAGTTGGTGTTTATCCAGGTGCAACACCAGAGCAAGTAATGGATGATTTATCCATTCCATTTGAGAAAAAAGTGGAAAGCTTAGAGGATGTGAAATCGGTATTTTCAACCTCATCATCTAACGTTTCGCAAGTACAAATAGAGTATGATTATGGCGTTGACATGGATGAAAAGAAGCGCCAATTAGAGTCTGCTTTAGATGATGTGGTATTGCCAGAAGGAGCACAAAAACCTTCTATTATGGCAATCAGCATGAATATGATGCCTGTTGCTGCACTATCAGTGAGTAGCTCAAAAGAGGATATTGTAGAGCTTACTTCAACAGTTGAAGATATTTTACTTCCTAAAATCAACAAAATTGAAGGCGTTGCATCAGCTTCAATTACAGGTCAGCATATTGAACAGGTTTCATTCAAGTATGATGAAGCAAAGATGGCTGAGCTAGGCTTGACTGAAGAAACTGTTAAGCAAATGATTCAAGCGAGCGATATGGCATTATCGCTAGGTTTATATGAGTTTACAGTAGGTGAGCAAGCTGTTTCTGTAGATGGTAAAGTAAAATCGGTTGATGAGCTAAAGGAGCTACTTATTCCGGTTACGCCATCAGAAACGAATCCATCTCCATTTGTTCGCTTAGGTGATATTGCGACAATTGAAGTGGAAGGTAAAGTACAATCCATTTCACGCACAAATGGTGAAGATTCTATTGGTCTTCAAATAATTAAAGCACAAGATGCAAATACTGTAACAGTAGTAAATGCAGTAAAAGATTTAATTGAAGAAGAAACGAGCAAAATTGATGGTTTAATTATTGATATATCGCTTGACCAAGGAAAACCAATTGAAGATTCTGTATTTACAATGATTGAAAAGGCGGTATTCGGTGGTGCGATTGCCGTATTAATTATTTTACTATTTTTACGTGATTTCAAATCGACGATTATTTCGATTATTTCAATTCCGGTTTCTGTATTTATGGCATTGCTATTATTGAACTGGATGGATATTACGTTAAATATTATGACTTTAGGTGCGATTACAGTGGCGATTGGGCGAGTGATTGATGACTCCATCGTCGTCGTTGAAAATATTTATCGACGTATTCACTTAAAGCAAGAGAAATTAACAGGTCGCGCTCTTATTCGTGAAGCGACAATTGAAATGTTCAAGCCAATTTTCTCATCTACATTAGTAACCGTAGCGGTATTTGCTCCACTTATTTTTGTAGGTGGTATGATTGGTGAGCTATTTATGCCGTTCGCATTAACGATGACATTTGCTCTAGGGGCTTCACTGCTCGTAGCAATTACAATTGTACCAGCGCTATCTCACTACTTATTCCGCAAAAAAATATATGGTGAGAAAGTAGAAAGCCAACATAAAGAGGCTGGCAAGCTAGCATTATGGTATAAAGGTATATTAGAAAAAGCATTAAATCATAAAATTATTACGTCAACAATTGCAATTTTAATGCTTGTTGGTTCACTAGCATTAACACCGTTAATTGGCTTTAGTTTCCTAGGTTCGCAGGAAGAGAAGGTTATGTATTTAACTTACACTCCAGCTACAGGTGAGCTGAAGGATGAAACTGAGGAAAATGTAAAAATTGTTGAACAGGAATTATTGAAGCGCAAGGATGTCGAGATTGTGCAAATTTCGATTACGGATGCTGAAAGTGCTGACCCAGCTACGATGATGATGGGTGGCGCTGGTGGTGGGGCATTAATGTATTTAATTTTTGACCCAGATATGAAGGATTTCCCTGCTGCTCGTACGGAAGTAGAAGATTATGTGTTTAATATCGGGCAGAGCGGTGAATGGAAGTCACAAGATTTTGCTTCAATGAGCATGGGCTCTAATGAAGTAAGCTATACATTGTATAGTGAAAACCTTGATAATTTACGTACATCAGTTCAACAAGTAGAGGACGCATTGCGTACAGTTGATGGCTTGGAAGATATTAAATCAGACAATGAAAACCCTTATGTAGAGCATGTTTTAAAAGTAGAACAGCAAAATGTTCTTCAATATGGCTTGACGACAGCTCAAATTGTGATGGCTCTAGCGCCACAAGGGACAACTGAAACATTAACGACTGTCGAGCATAACGGTAAAGATATTAATGTAATTGTAAAGCGCGAAGCGAAAGCTGCTGCTAAATCAATTGATGATATTTTAGCGACAGAAATTCCAACTGCACTAGGTACAACAATGAAAATTGGTGATTTAGTAGAAGTGGAAGAAGGAACTACTTTAAATTCATTAACTCGTTCAAAAGGTGAATATTTCGCAACAGTCAGCGCGAAAATTACCGACAATGATATTTCAAAGGCTACTACGGCGGCTGATAAAAAAATTGATGAATTAGATTTACCAAAAGGTGTAACAACAGGCGTTTCTGGTGTTGCAGCAGATATGGAAGAAGCGTTTACGCAATTAGGTATTGCGATGCTTGCTGCGATTGCGATTGTCTACTTCATTCTTGTTGTGACATTCGGTGAAGGTTTAGCACCATTTGCGATTTTATTCTCATTACCATTCGCGGTAATTGGCGCATTTGTTGGTTTATTCGTAACAGGTCAAACAATTTCAGTATCAGTTATGATGGGGCTACTCATGTTAATTGGTATCGTTGTCACGAATGCGATTGTCCTAGTTGACCGTATTATCCATATGGAACGCGACGGTATGACGATGCGTGAGGCAATTTTAGAAGCTGGTATGACACGTTTACGCCCAATTTTAATGACAGCAATCGCGACAATCGGTGCAATGTTACCAATGGCATTCGGTAGCGCAGGTGGCGGTCTGATTTCAAAAGATTTAGCAATCACAGTAATCGGTGGTTTACTATCTTCAACATTATTAACATTAGTAGTTGTACCGATTGTGTATGAATTACTTTCAAAAATGCTGAAGAAGAATCGTAAAGATATTGAGACGAATTAA
- the lpdA gene encoding dihydrolipoyl dehydrogenase, with product MEHYHIAIIGAGPGGYVAAIHAAKSGLKVALIEKDKVGGACYNVGCIPSKIMLEHSKLVQEIRRGTDWGITVPTIDIDFPKLMQRKDAVVAELLDNIEGFIESAQITMYRGEASVTAERKVMVGERALTADNVILATGSRPFVPPFKGIETASYYTTDTFFGVKELPKQLTIVGGGVIAIEMAFALAPMGTKVTVLNHSKDILQTEEPDARPLIRQRMAQLGIELVTDFTFEEIRSNEIHTSIGTYVYDHLLFATGRRPNTQIAEALELKMDGRLIAVNNHYETSIPGIFAIGDLVGGFQLAHSASAEGAHAVDYILGKHPRAINQQEIPRCVYTHPEIATFGMLEHEAPADAIVTKMYLPTNAKALLEGNIQGFMKFVASPEGDIYGACVVGDGATEMINAMLACKITGGSVKDLARMIFPHPTVSEHIGDAARAVFGKAIHLK from the coding sequence ATGGAGCATTATCATATTGCCATTATTGGAGCTGGCCCCGGTGGCTATGTTGCAGCGATTCATGCCGCGAAGAGCGGCTTAAAGGTGGCGCTGATAGAAAAAGATAAAGTCGGTGGTGCTTGTTATAATGTTGGCTGTATTCCTTCAAAAATTATGCTAGAGCATAGTAAATTAGTGCAGGAAATTCGCCGCGGCACGGATTGGGGCATCACAGTGCCGACAATCGATATTGATTTTCCTAAATTAATGCAGCGTAAAGATGCCGTTGTAGCAGAGCTATTAGATAATATCGAAGGCTTTATTGAAAGCGCCCAAATTACGATGTATCGTGGGGAAGCAAGTGTGACAGCGGAGCGTAAAGTGATGGTAGGTGAGCGAGCGCTTACAGCTGACAATGTGATTTTAGCAACAGGTAGTCGTCCATTTGTGCCGCCTTTTAAGGGAATCGAAACCGCAAGTTATTATACGACGGACACATTTTTCGGAGTGAAGGAGCTACCTAAGCAATTAACAATCGTTGGCGGTGGTGTCATCGCAATTGAAATGGCCTTTGCATTAGCGCCAATGGGAACGAAAGTGACTGTATTAAATCATAGTAAAGATATTTTACAAACAGAGGAACCTGATGCGCGACCTTTAATTCGTCAACGTATGGCACAGCTAGGCATTGAACTTGTCACAGATTTCACATTTGAAGAAATTCGCAGCAATGAAATACATACATCTATAGGAACATACGTATATGACCACCTTTTATTTGCCACAGGTCGCCGTCCAAATACACAAATTGCAGAAGCTTTGGAATTAAAAATGGACGGTCGCTTAATTGCGGTTAACAATCATTACGAGACGAGCATTCCAGGCATTTTTGCGATTGGTGATTTAGTTGGTGGCTTCCAATTAGCGCATTCTGCAAGTGCGGAAGGTGCGCATGCAGTAGATTATATTTTAGGCAAGCATCCGCGCGCTATTAACCAACAGGAAATTCCGCGCTGTGTCTACACACACCCTGAAATTGCAACATTTGGAATGCTAGAGCACGAAGCACCAGCAGACGCAATCGTTACAAAAATGTACTTGCCGACAAATGCTAAAGCATTGCTTGAGGGAAATATACAAGGCTTTATGAAATTTGTAGCAAGCCCTGAAGGTGATATTTATGGAGCCTGTGTCGTTGGAGATGGCGCTACAGAAATGATTAATGCTATGCTTGCATGTAAAATTACAGGTGGCTCTGTCAAAGATTTAGCCCGCATGATTTTCCCACATCCAACAGTAAGCGAGCACATCGGTGATGCGGCACGCGCTGTCTTTGGTAAAGCAATTCATTTGAAATAA
- a CDS encoding replication-associated recombination protein A — protein MHNEPLAYKMRPRNLDEIVGQQDIIGKGSALYKMIANGHVPSILLYGPPGVGKTSIASAIAGSSKLPFFALNATQAGKSDIEQVVMDARMSGKVILFLDEIHRFNKLQQDALLPHVENGSIVLIGATTENPFHSVNPAIRSRCGEILQLTRLTIEDVSALLQQALTDEERGLGKLGVSATNEQLQKIAEASNGDARKALTLLESVYYASDETDGVTVLNDRAIEHLAKRIGVYGDKGGSHFYNLLSALQKSIRGSDTNAALYYLAHLLESGDLVAVCRRLLVIAYEDIGLANPAVGAHVNAATDAAGKLGLPEARIPLAAAVVEMCLSDKSNSAYQALDAATAAIHEGKTGEIPNHLKDAHYAGAQALGHVGYQYPHDTPIGTFGGWVNQQYLPDELVGTEFYKPVIAGEEKRMAGIYEKLKSFRSVK, from the coding sequence ATGCACAATGAACCTTTAGCTTATAAAATGCGACCACGTAATTTAGACGAAATTGTAGGACAACAGGACATTATTGGCAAGGGAAGTGCCCTTTATAAAATGATTGCAAATGGTCACGTGCCATCCATACTGCTATATGGACCACCTGGTGTAGGCAAAACATCCATTGCTAGCGCAATTGCAGGTAGCTCAAAGCTGCCATTTTTCGCTTTAAATGCCACTCAAGCAGGAAAAAGCGATATCGAGCAAGTAGTGATGGATGCCAGAATGTCAGGCAAGGTTATTTTATTTTTAGATGAAATCCATCGCTTTAATAAATTGCAGCAAGATGCATTACTTCCTCATGTTGAAAATGGCTCCATCGTTTTAATTGGAGCGACAACCGAAAATCCTTTTCATAGTGTCAACCCCGCTATCCGTTCACGCTGTGGAGAAATTTTACAGCTCACACGCTTAACAATTGAGGATGTCAGTGCATTATTGCAACAAGCGCTAACAGATGAGGAGCGAGGTCTCGGAAAGCTTGGCGTTTCCGCTACGAACGAGCAGCTACAAAAAATAGCAGAAGCAAGTAACGGCGATGCGCGTAAAGCATTAACCTTATTGGAATCGGTTTATTACGCCTCCGATGAAACGGATGGGGTAACAGTGCTAAACGACCGCGCAATAGAACATTTAGCAAAACGCATCGGTGTCTATGGGGATAAGGGCGGCTCTCATTTTTATAATTTATTATCCGCCTTGCAAAAATCCATTCGCGGGAGCGATACAAATGCCGCATTGTATTATTTAGCGCATCTATTAGAGTCTGGTGATTTAGTAGCTGTTTGTCGTCGTTTGCTTGTCATTGCCTATGAGGATATTGGGCTTGCTAATCCAGCAGTCGGTGCACATGTTAACGCTGCCACAGACGCCGCTGGGAAGCTTGGGCTACCCGAGGCACGTATCCCGCTCGCTGCCGCTGTCGTCGAAATGTGCTTAAGCGATAAATCAAATTCTGCCTATCAAGCACTTGATGCTGCCACAGCAGCCATTCATGAAGGGAAAACGGGGGAAATCCCAAACCATTTGAAAGATGCTCATTACGCAGGGGCTCAAGCACTTGGACATGTCGGCTATCAATATCCGCACGACACACCGATTGGCACATTTGGCGGCTGGGTCAATCAGCAATATTTACCTGATGAACTTGTTGGCACAGAATTTTATAAGCCTGTTATTGCTGGGGAAGAAAAGCGCATGGCGGGGATTTACGAGAAACTTAAATCATTTCGAAGCGTTAAATAA
- the cymR gene encoding cysteine metabolism transcriptional regulator CymR: MKISTKGRYGLTIMIELAKHHGEGPIPLRQIAAEKDLSEAYLEQLVSPLRNAGLVKSVRGAYGGYMLASPPVEISAADVIRVLEGPIQPVEGIEDEEAPQRELWMRIRDAVKNVLDTTSLEDLAQYTEVSPTDGYMFYI; the protein is encoded by the coding sequence ATGAAGATTTCTACAAAAGGTCGATATGGCTTGACAATTATGATTGAATTAGCGAAGCATCACGGAGAGGGACCGATACCACTTCGTCAAATTGCGGCTGAAAAAGATTTATCTGAAGCATACTTGGAGCAGCTTGTTTCGCCGTTACGCAATGCAGGTCTAGTAAAAAGTGTGCGAGGCGCATATGGCGGCTATATGTTAGCAAGCCCACCAGTTGAAATCTCCGCTGCGGATGTGATACGTGTGCTTGAAGGGCCAATCCAACCAGTAGAAGGTATTGAAGATGAGGAAGCACCACAACGCGAGCTGTGGATGCGTATTCGTGATGCAGTGAAAAATGTGCTTGATACGACAAGTTTAGAAGACTTAGCACAATATACAGAGGTATCCCCTACAGACGGCTATATGTTTTATATTTAA
- a CDS encoding cysteine desulfurase family protein encodes MTTIYLDYAATTPMLKEVIVEMNAAMETVYGNASSIHTAGREARKALDAARAILAQQLGATANEIILTSGGTEADNMAIFGVAYARQHEGKHIITTEIEHHAVLHACEKLERQGFNVTYLPVDETGRVAVSDVEKALTDETILVTIMYGNNEVGTLQPIAEIGKLLKQHSATFHTDAVQAFGLEKINVEQLQVDLLSASSHKIGGPKGIGLLYARAGTKMDSLIYGGSQEKKRRAGTENIPAVIGFAKATQLVVETQQQTRQAYNRYKELLIEEFTKANIGFTVNGHSEYMLPHIFNVTLPGTDVESFLVNLDMAGVFVSSGSACTAGSIDPSHVLVAMYGKDSATLRSSIRFSFGHDLNDELVREAGKRTVNIVKRLVK; translated from the coding sequence ATGACAACAATTTATCTAGATTATGCTGCAACGACACCGATGCTAAAAGAAGTGATTGTTGAGATGAATGCTGCAATGGAAACGGTGTACGGCAATGCATCAAGCATACATACCGCTGGCCGTGAAGCGCGCAAAGCATTAGATGCAGCAAGGGCTATTTTAGCTCAACAGCTAGGTGCAACGGCAAATGAAATTATTTTGACGAGCGGTGGAACAGAGGCGGATAATATGGCAATCTTTGGTGTGGCCTATGCACGTCAGCACGAAGGAAAACATATTATTACGACAGAAATTGAACATCACGCTGTACTACATGCGTGCGAAAAATTAGAGCGTCAAGGCTTTAATGTAACTTATTTGCCTGTTGACGAAACAGGACGCGTTGCCGTTAGCGATGTTGAAAAGGCGTTGACAGATGAGACGATTTTAGTAACAATCATGTATGGCAATAATGAGGTTGGTACATTGCAACCGATTGCCGAAATTGGTAAGCTACTAAAGCAGCATTCTGCCACTTTTCATACAGATGCTGTACAAGCATTCGGCTTAGAGAAAATCAATGTTGAGCAATTACAAGTTGATTTATTAAGTGCCTCTAGTCATAAAATCGGTGGACCTAAAGGGATTGGTTTGCTTTATGCAAGAGCAGGTACGAAAATGGACAGCTTGATTTATGGCGGCTCGCAGGAGAAAAAGCGCCGAGCGGGAACTGAAAATATTCCAGCAGTTATCGGCTTTGCCAAGGCAACACAGCTAGTAGTGGAAACGCAGCAGCAAACACGACAAGCATATAACCGTTATAAAGAGCTATTAATTGAAGAGTTTACGAAGGCAAATATTGGATTTACAGTAAATGGTCATTCAGAATATATGTTACCGCATATTTTCAATGTAACATTGCCAGGCACAGATGTAGAATCATTTTTAGTCAATTTAGATATGGCAGGTGTTTTTGTGTCGAGTGGCTCGGCATGCACAGCTGGTTCCATCGACCCATCTCATGTGCTTGTTGCAATGTATGGCAAAGATTCAGCAACACTTCGTAGCTCCATCCGTTTTAGCTTTGGTCATGACTTGAATGATGAGCTTGTACGTGAGGCTGGCAAACGCACAGTAAATATTGTCAAACGACTTGTGAAATAA